One genomic segment of Ignavibacteriota bacterium includes these proteins:
- a CDS encoding fumarylacetoacetate hydrolase family protein encodes MKKVKLRNSEKEFIVGKIVCVGRNYADHAKELGNEIPKFPIIFLKPPSTLIYDGDSIVHPEYSNELHHEVELVLLIGKKIKNANLEEAENSIIGYGVGLDMTLRDLQNEFRKEGTPWTLAKSFDTCAVISDFISSEDYTLTGDENIQLFLNGKPQQNSKVNKMIFSPTEIVKYISERMTLEPGDLIYTGTPEGVSKVERGDILKSSISNIAELENKIE; translated from the coding sequence ATGAAAAAAGTAAAATTAAGAAATAGCGAAAAAGAATTTATAGTTGGTAAAATTGTTTGCGTCGGCAGAAATTACGCAGATCACGCAAAAGAATTAGGGAATGAAATTCCAAAATTTCCAATAATATTTTTAAAGCCGCCATCAACATTAATTTATGATGGAGATTCAATAGTTCATCCCGAATATTCTAATGAATTACATCATGAAGTCGAATTAGTTTTGCTGATTGGAAAAAAAATTAAGAATGCAAATCTTGAAGAAGCAGAAAATTCTATTATTGGTTACGGAGTTGGATTAGATATGACTTTGCGCGATCTTCAAAATGAATTTAGAAAAGAAGGTACTCCGTGGACATTAGCAAAAAGTTTTGATACATGCGCAGTAATTTCAGATTTTATTTCTTCTGAAGATTATACTTTAACCGGTGATGAAAATATTCAATTATTTTTAAACGGAAAACCTCAGCAAAATTCAAAAGTAAATAAAATGATTTTTTCACCAACTGAAATTGTAAAATATATTTCCGAAAGAATGACTTTGGAACCGGGAGATTTAATATATACCGGAACGCCGGAAGGCGTAAGCAAAGTAGAAAGAGGTGATATTTTAAAATCTTCAATTTCAAACATTGCAGAACTTGAAAATAAAATAGAATAA
- a CDS encoding rhodanese-like domain-containing protein — protein sequence MKELLTMGLLLFMISSATVSCQSNENKDDFNLTVSELKEKMKTDESLVILDCRTPQELTSELGQIDGVINIPVQVLDQEINKLEKYKNNNIAVICRSGNRSVFATKILQAKGYKAKNVLGGMIAYRK from the coding sequence ATGAAAGAATTACTAACTATGGGTTTATTATTATTTATGATTTCTTCCGCAACAGTAAGCTGCCAAAGCAATGAAAATAAAGATGATTTTAATTTAACTGTTTCTGAACTCAAAGAAAAAATGAAAACAGATGAGTCTTTGGTAATTTTAGATTGCAGAACTCCGCAAGAATTAACAAGCGAACTTGGACAAATTGATGGCGTTATAAATATTCCCGTTCAAGTTTTAGATCAAGAAATAAATAAATTAGAAAAATATAAAAACAATAATATTGCTGTAATTTGTCGCTCGGGTAACAGATCTGTTTTTGCAACAAAAATTTTACAAGCTAAAGGTTACAAAGCTAAAAATGTTTTAGGTGGAATGATAGCGTATAGAAAATAA
- a CDS encoding polyphosphate kinase 2 family protein produces the protein MKISDFKVKEAKKLKLKDFSPNFTGELKSKKETEKKLKKNIEIIAELQDKFYAHNEYSLLLIFQAMDAAGKDSAIKHVMSGLNPQGTQVFSFKQPSTEEIDHDYLWRTTKSLPERGRIGIFNRSYYEEVLVVKVHDLVKTQKIPQEFLTKNIWKDRYEQIRNFEKHLSQNGTVVLKFFLNVSKDEQKKRFLERLEKPSKNWKFSSADLKERELWDEYQKCYEDAISETNTKYAPWHIIPADNKWFTRFAISEIIIDKLKKLKIEYPKLDEEQLSNLELYKAELNK, from the coding sequence ATGAAAATCAGTGATTTTAAAGTAAAGGAAGCAAAGAAATTAAAATTAAAAGATTTTAGTCCAAACTTTACGGGAGAATTAAAATCAAAAAAAGAAACTGAGAAAAAGTTAAAAAAGAACATTGAAATAATTGCGGAACTTCAAGATAAATTTTATGCACATAATGAGTACAGTTTATTGTTAATTTTTCAGGCAATGGATGCCGCCGGAAAAGACAGCGCAATTAAACATGTAATGAGCGGATTAAATCCGCAAGGAACACAAGTTTTTAGTTTTAAACAGCCTTCGACTGAAGAAATTGATCATGATTATTTATGGCGAACAACAAAATCCTTGCCCGAAAGAGGCAGAATAGGAATTTTTAATCGTTCATATTACGAAGAAGTTTTGGTTGTAAAAGTTCACGATTTGGTAAAAACACAAAAAATTCCTCAAGAATTTTTAACAAAAAATATTTGGAAAGACAGATATGAACAAATAAGAAATTTTGAAAAGCATCTTTCCCAAAACGGAACTGTAGTTTTAAAATTTTTCTTAAATGTTTCCAAAGATGAACAGAAAAAAAGATTTTTAGAAAGATTAGAAAAACCCTCAAAGAATTGGAAATTTTCTTCTGCAGATTTGAAAGAACGAGAACTTTGGGATGAATATCAAAAATGTTATGAAGATGCAATTTCCGAAACCAACACAAAATATGCACCGTGGCATATAATTCCCGCCGATAATAAATGGTTTACACGTTTTGCAATTTCCGAAATTATAATTGATAAGTTGAAAAAACTTAAAATTGAATATCCGAAATTGGATGAAGAACAATTAAGCAATTTGGAATTGTATAAAGCAGAACTTAATAAATAG
- a CDS encoding sulfite exporter TauE/SafE family protein → MTFILILLSAIFVSGFGSIVGFGGGVFMIPILVIVFGFPIKIAIGSVVVSLIPSAIISTLFNLNKNNIDYKAAIILEIPTIFGTILGAYLTKILSVEFVEILFSVVVLLIGYRMIKQSKTLRKKYDKNSFVYKMNSFGPSVIRKTKTSVYKINFLISGIFGSLSGMIAGFLGIGGGFLKVPIMTEIFRMPAFTASATALFMILFTSISGSFSHYFLGHIEFSKAIPVIVGFSIGAFLGNVITTNISEKVLKLMIGIGLLLASGSIIIKKFF, encoded by the coding sequence ATGACATTCATTCTAATTTTACTTTCGGCAATTTTTGTAAGCGGATTTGGTTCAATAGTTGGTTTCGGCGGCGGTGTTTTTATGATTCCAATTCTTGTAATTGTTTTTGGTTTTCCAATAAAAATTGCAATCGGTTCAGTTGTGGTTTCGTTAATTCCATCTGCAATAATTTCAACTTTATTCAACTTAAATAAAAATAATATTGATTACAAAGCCGCAATCATTTTAGAAATTCCAACAATTTTTGGAACAATTCTCGGCGCATATTTAACAAAGATTTTATCTGTTGAATTTGTGGAAATTTTATTTTCCGTAGTTGTTCTTTTGATTGGTTACAGAATGATTAAACAATCAAAAACTTTGCGCAAAAAATATGATAAAAATTCATTCGTTTATAAAATGAATAGTTTTGGACCAAGTGTAATAAGAAAAACCAAAACTTCTGTTTACAAAATTAATTTTCTTATCAGCGGAATTTTTGGTTCTTTATCCGGAATGATTGCCGGATTTTTAGGAATTGGCGGAGGATTTTTAAAAGTTCCAATTATGACAGAAATCTTTCGTATGCCCGCATTTACTGCTTCCGCAACGGCTTTATTTATGATTTTATTTACAAGCATCAGCGGAAGTTTTAGTCATTATTTTTTAGGACATATTGAATTTTCAAAAGCAATTCCGGTAATTGTGGGATTTTCGATCGGCGCATTTTTAGGAAATGTAATCACCACAAATATTTCTGAAAAGGTTTTAAAATTGATGATTGGAATTGGACTTCTTCTTGCATCCGGTTCAATTATAATTAAAAAATTCTTTTAG
- a CDS encoding peptide MFS transporter translates to MLKDHPKGIMVMFTTEMWERFGFYILMAILVLYMDNEFGWSDTVKGDHYGAFLGLVYFIPLLGGYLGDKVLGQINTVFTGSIFMFSGYVSLALSSADQLFSFYLGLFLIAFGTGIFKVNMAVLVGNLYKEKVHLKDAGFNIFYMGVNVGATVAPLAATLLGYLFNDYRMSFWAAAIGMLISIITFYLGKDKLLTADVKQSQKTDSKIVHQEISTSETKARIIALSMLFTIVIFFWMAFYQNGFALTLFAERSTKIYDLLRPETYQFFNPFFILVLTPLLLTYFAKLNKVGKEPSTPVKIFIGMMIMGISMLVMVWASLEGGNSDSNIMSPAWLISTYLVVTMSEILISPMGLSYVSKVAPPKIQGLMMGGWYLATSIGSYLSGQLGKYYSDFAHHEYFLILTGILIFSAVLALLAMKYLKRFAN, encoded by the coding sequence ATGCTTAAAGATCACCCAAAGGGAATTATGGTAATGTTCACAACTGAAATGTGGGAACGTTTTGGCTTTTATATATTAATGGCAATTTTAGTTTTGTATATGGATAATGAATTTGGCTGGAGCGACACTGTAAAGGGCGATCATTACGGTGCATTTTTGGGATTGGTTTATTTTATTCCGCTTCTTGGTGGATATTTGGGTGATAAAGTTTTAGGACAAATAAACACAGTTTTTACCGGATCAATATTTATGTTTTCCGGTTATGTTTCGTTAGCACTTTCTTCAGCCGATCAATTATTCTCTTTTTATTTAGGATTATTTTTAATTGCATTTGGTACCGGAATTTTCAAAGTAAACATGGCAGTATTGGTAGGAAATTTATATAAGGAAAAAGTTCATTTAAAAGATGCGGGATTTAATATCTTCTATATGGGAGTTAACGTTGGTGCAACTGTTGCACCATTAGCCGCAACTTTATTGGGATATTTATTTAATGATTATCGAATGTCATTTTGGGCAGCAGCAATTGGAATGTTAATTTCTATAATTACTTTTTATTTAGGAAAAGATAAACTTTTAACTGCGGATGTAAAGCAATCGCAAAAAACCGATAGTAAAATTGTTCACCAAGAAATTTCTACTTCAGAAACAAAAGCACGAATTATTGCGTTAAGTATGCTTTTTACAATTGTAATTTTTTTCTGGATGGCATTTTATCAAAACGGATTTGCATTAACTTTATTTGCAGAAAGATCAACAAAAATTTATGATTTACTTAGACCCGAAACTTATCAATTTTTTAATCCGTTTTTCATTTTGGTTTTAACTCCATTATTGCTCACATATTTTGCAAAACTTAATAAAGTTGGAAAAGAACCAAGTACACCGGTAAAAATTTTCATTGGAATGATGATCATGGGAATTTCAATGCTGGTAATGGTTTGGGCATCATTAGAAGGAGGAAACAGCGATTCAAATATTATGTCCCCGGCTTGGTTAATTTCAACTTATCTTGTTGTTACAATGTCGGAAATTTTAATTTCCCCGATGGGATTATCTTACGTTTCGAAAGTTGCTCCACCAAAAATTCAAGGATTGATGATGGGCGGATGGTATTTGGCAACATCAATCGGCAGTTATCTTTCCGGACAATTAGGAAAATATTACAGCGATTTTGCACATCACGAATATTTTTTAATTTTAACCGGAATTTTAATTTTTTCGGCAGTTCTTGCTTTGTTAGCGATGAAATATTTAAAACGATTTGCAAACTAA
- a CDS encoding T9SS type A sorting domain-containing protein, producing MKKLLLFLILVIISNNFLAQKKLPINKTENVNKKSAISHFSKFNVNNVSSFFYNDGNTDIDPTGNNGFEYPKGTDKRAVFESGIVWGAKIDEEIRVGGSTYSQGLVGGKVFDDGTIQDPNDESVRVYRVRKYYKTISLSSEFEDEQKPIDEIRAQYEKDWNEWPAEFGAPFEDKNNNGIYEPEIDIPGVPGADQTLWYVANDFDPFISQSLYGSDPMKIEMQVTIWGFNAPGVFKDVIFKKYKLINKSDKEFKEMYISQWADIDLGDAGDDFVGFDTLLNLMYSYNGDEDDAVYGAISPAVGFQFLQGPIVEETGSVAFFDGQLKPGFKNQNISTSFYFIGGSQTYHDPNLGDYQNGSFQMYNIMKALIPVTGEPIVDPTTKKITKFTLAGNPIIGEGWIDGIFQAPGDRRSIFTCGSFNLAAGETQEVVIAEFANTGTDRLNSITALKEYAQHLQENYPNYNVNTMQAEFEQYVPDIEFINSDNEEQFKLNIISNETIENYSNYGYKFQGFRIFELNYEQGAEFFNKLVYTFDINDNITLINNEANDSIIIRGTNSGIPDNFYIDKDYYYDMNLLIGKNYYYGISSYFYNETDNKVIETSYKVASKIFKPDEYGFKYLDVLHGKQTIGNSNVSAEIEIIDPTKITGNIYEIKFGTQDYYMDESGEWKKVDSLNKTLGKPNDLTGSTIIPQPSVYAESGKLNLYFILNLVAVDYDYSDGVSITFPSNVKINSASNVKANNSSWEVIPIINNNRVIWGSKDTSTNGIFAGDEIFSVNIDFIDPTFSIDYEIYDDGWSKYYAESGDPTYFNLGNGIIHASGTATLTGEILNQTKTEKYWYLSNQTQNKIVLDYETILNGKDINSGEDAPYGYEPIVDGFSIKVNGSFDSPIEFSNLELNSPSGLSYLSTQPVTNTNYISIVNYTVFGGVVSSRAIDNFNVGTNDISQLIQDYELRFTGVWDSIEVNGQKIIFVKEGGQIATCFTMINATSLATNPLNPNPGVAEPFLIRIPFEVWNVEDPNNPFQVNLTYRDRVRYGSQNPFYSWNLSNRMYGIIVNSPYNPNQVIQVNNGPDQYNELATWVLVFYGTNYHLGDVVTIEYDNPIQLTDVYTFNTDFLSDISDDEKIPNKFELSQNYPNPFNPTTNINFSIPKEGKVKISIYNILGQKISDLVNQNMKVGKYETTFNGSNLASGVYIYRIEATNFVQSKKMMLLK from the coding sequence ATGAAAAAACTTCTTCTGTTTTTAATCCTTGTGATTATTTCTAATAACTTTTTAGCACAAAAAAAATTGCCGATCAACAAAACAGAAAATGTTAACAAAAAATCTGCAATTAGCCACTTTTCAAAATTCAATGTTAATAATGTTTCTTCATTTTTTTACAATGACGGAAATACGGATATCGATCCGACTGGGAACAATGGATTTGAATATCCTAAGGGAACTGATAAAAGAGCTGTATTCGAATCTGGTATAGTTTGGGGAGCAAAAATTGATGAAGAAATTCGTGTTGGTGGTTCAACATATTCTCAAGGATTAGTTGGCGGAAAAGTTTTTGATGATGGAACTATTCAAGATCCAAATGATGAAAGCGTTAGAGTTTACCGAGTGAGAAAATATTATAAAACTATTTCCCTATCTTCCGAATTTGAGGATGAACAAAAACCTATTGATGAAATTCGTGCCCAATATGAAAAAGATTGGAATGAATGGCCGGCAGAATTTGGAGCTCCGTTTGAAGATAAAAATAATAACGGAATTTACGAACCGGAAATTGATATTCCCGGAGTTCCCGGAGCTGACCAAACTCTTTGGTATGTTGCAAATGATTTTGATCCTTTTATTTCGCAAAGTTTATATGGCTCCGATCCAATGAAAATTGAAATGCAAGTTACAATTTGGGGATTTAATGCACCCGGTGTTTTTAAGGATGTAATTTTTAAGAAATATAAATTGATAAATAAAAGTGATAAAGAATTTAAAGAAATGTACATCTCACAATGGGCTGATATAGATTTAGGAGATGCCGGTGATGATTTTGTTGGATTTGATACATTACTTAATTTAATGTATTCTTATAACGGGGATGAAGATGATGCAGTTTATGGTGCAATTTCTCCGGCTGTTGGATTTCAATTTTTACAAGGACCAATTGTTGAAGAAACCGGAAGTGTTGCTTTTTTTGATGGACAATTAAAACCAGGTTTTAAAAATCAGAATATTAGTACTTCATTTTATTTTATCGGTGGAAGCCAAACTTATCACGATCCAAATTTGGGAGATTATCAAAATGGTTCTTTTCAAATGTATAATATAATGAAAGCCTTGATACCAGTGACGGGAGAACCTATAGTTGATCCAACAACAAAGAAAATTACGAAATTTACTTTAGCCGGTAATCCAATCATTGGTGAAGGTTGGATTGATGGGATTTTTCAAGCACCAGGTGATCGAAGATCAATATTTACATGCGGATCATTTAATTTAGCTGCCGGAGAAACCCAAGAAGTTGTAATTGCAGAATTTGCAAATACCGGAACTGATAGGCTTAATTCAATTACAGCACTAAAAGAATATGCGCAACATTTACAGGAAAACTATCCAAATTATAATGTAAATACAATGCAGGCAGAATTTGAACAATACGTTCCGGATATTGAATTTATAAATTCTGATAACGAAGAACAGTTTAAGTTGAATATTATCTCAAACGAAACAATTGAAAATTATTCAAACTACGGATATAAATTTCAAGGATTTAGAATATTTGAACTAAATTATGAACAAGGCGCAGAATTTTTTAATAAACTGGTTTACACCTTTGATATAAATGATAACATAACACTAATAAATAATGAAGCAAATGATTCAATAATAATTAGAGGTACAAATTCGGGAATTCCAGATAATTTTTATATTGATAAAGATTATTATTACGATATGAATTTGCTTATTGGGAAAAATTATTATTACGGAATTTCATCATATTTTTACAATGAAACTGACAATAAAGTAATTGAGACTTCTTATAAAGTTGCGAGCAAAATATTTAAACCGGATGAATATGGTTTTAAATATTTAGATGTTCTTCATGGAAAACAAACAATTGGCAACTCAAATGTAAGTGCGGAAATTGAAATTATTGATCCGACAAAAATTACCGGAAATATTTATGAAATTAAATTTGGAACTCAAGATTATTACATGGATGAAAGCGGAGAATGGAAAAAAGTCGATTCATTAAATAAAACACTTGGCAAACCAAATGATTTAACCGGTTCTACAATAATTCCACAGCCTTCTGTTTATGCGGAAAGCGGAAAACTAAACTTATATTTTATTTTAAATTTAGTTGCTGTTGATTATGATTATTCAGATGGAGTAAGTATTACATTTCCCTCAAATGTTAAAATTAATTCTGCATCAAATGTTAAAGCAAATAATTCCTCTTGGGAAGTTATTCCGATAATAAATAATAATAGAGTGATTTGGGGTTCTAAAGACACATCAACTAATGGAATTTTTGCTGGAGATGAAATATTTTCTGTTAATATAGATTTTATTGATCCCACATTTTCTATAGATTATGAAATTTATGATGATGGCTGGTCAAAATACTATGCTGAGTCTGGTGATCCAACATATTTCAATCTGGGAAATGGAATCATTCATGCTTCCGGAACCGCAACTTTAACCGGAGAAATTTTAAATCAAACAAAGACAGAAAAATATTGGTATTTATCAAATCAAACCCAAAATAAAATTGTTTTAGATTATGAAACTATTCTAAATGGAAAAGATATTAATTCCGGAGAAGATGCGCCATATGGATATGAACCAATTGTTGATGGGTTTAGCATAAAAGTTAATGGAAGTTTTGATTCCCCAATTGAATTTTCAAATCTAGAGTTAAACTCACCTTCAGGATTAAGTTATTTATCAACACAACCCGTTACAAATACAAATTATATTTCAATTGTAAATTATACAGTTTTTGGTGGTGTTGTTTCCAGTAGGGCAATTGATAACTTTAATGTTGGTACAAATGATATAAGTCAATTAATTCAAGATTATGAATTAAGATTTACCGGAGTTTGGGATAGTATTGAAGTAAACGGACAAAAAATAATTTTTGTAAAAGAAGGCGGACAAATTGCGACTTGTTTCACAATGATTAATGCAACTTCATTGGCAACAAATCCTTTAAATCCAAATCCGGGAGTTGCTGAACCGTTTTTAATTAGAATTCCTTTCGAAGTTTGGAATGTTGAAGATCCAAATAATCCATTTCAAGTTAATCTGACTTATCGTGATAGAGTGCGATATGGATCTCAAAATCCGTTTTATTCATGGAATTTATCAAACAGAATGTATGGAATAATTGTCAATTCTCCGTATAATCCAAATCAAGTTATTCAAGTAAATAATGGTCCCGATCAGTACAATGAATTAGCAACTTGGGTTTTGGTATTTTATGGTACAAATTATCATTTGGGTGATGTTGTAACAATTGAATACGATAATCCAATTCAATTAACTGATGTTTATACATTTAACACAGATTTTCTATCAGATATTTCAGATGATGAAAAAATTCCAAATAAATTTGAATTAAGTCAGAATTATCCTAATCCATTTAATCCAACTACAAATATAAATTTTTCAATACCTAAAGAAGGTAAAGTAAAAATTTCAATTTATAATATTCTCGGACAAAAAATTAGTGATTTGGTAAATCAAAACATGAAAGTCGGAAAATATGAAACAACATTTAACGGATCAAATTTAGCAAGCGGAGTTTACATTTATAGAATTGAAGCGACAAATTTTGTGCAATCTAAAAAGATGATGTTGCTAAAATAA
- a CDS encoding PAS domain S-box protein produces the protein MQRKKSYQQDLENLKIYSIYLNSSLIISDINKNAVSLLGYKKSEIIGKTYFFLVEKTEQIYLKELFKKFLNSKNLQISFEIINTKKDNSKIWIKATGTKINLIDEIKILLSFSDITKEKKYNSLIEELHNCSQNFSLDSKQNIKNTLNTIGRILNTKFLLFTKSNGEVIYNFSKFKNIDEEICSSEIIKSICSQKIYKSSKNNIYIKDLSTLNFGKLNNFIKSNKLRTYFGKVVKTENKYLGMICAFFQNNFVPDKIDFKILDILSATFAVEETKINAQNVSLENEVRFKSLFENSTIGIYRSTPAGKIVFANPKFISLLGYDSLEDLQKIDINKQLYVNPKNRSEFRKILESEYTIHGYLENLKRKNGSIVYIRESSRVIKNEIDGNILYYEGTIEDISNQRKIENVLIESEEKFRSVFLSSGFGICIINPNKKFIDVNPKFCEIFGYTKEELLQKTFLDITHPDFIDSSKKLVMELFKGTQKQIKIEKKYLRKDGKEIWASLTVNLLKDNSSGKTNLLGIAEDITARINFINELKIKDEILSALSFSTETFLKTLDWQANISEVLKRLSESLKVNRSYVYKNSLSKNGDVIFGLKYEWVDKNIKPEINNPSFQNFSYKKFNLKNLYDALLKNEIFVINTNDISNNEKNYLSIKVEKTIIVVPVYESDSLWGFMGFEDFNCERIWSHQEKEAIKTAGNLFGVAIKRKIFEEELLKAKINAEESEKLKSQFLAQISHEIRSPINSILSFTTLLKEEIDGNINSELQSSFEIIESAGNRITRTIDLILNMSEIQTNTYEYIPRKVDIYEEILIPLVTEFQGVAISKGINFQLIKKSENNILELDPYTVMQIFANLLDNAIKYTNKGKVKVEINKNKKGNLIVNVEDTGIGISAKYLPKLFKPFSQEEQGYTRKFEGNGLGLALVKNYCELNNAEISVTSKKNIGTIFKVCFN, from the coding sequence ATGCAAAGAAAAAAATCTTACCAACAAGATTTAGAAAACCTTAAAATTTATTCCATTTATCTCAATTCTTCTTTAATAATTAGTGATATTAATAAAAATGCCGTTAGTTTGCTGGGATATAAAAAGAGCGAAATTATTGGCAAAACGTATTTTTTTCTTGTTGAAAAAACCGAACAAATATATTTAAAGGAATTATTTAAGAAATTTTTAAATAGTAAAAATCTTCAAATAAGTTTTGAAATAATAAATACAAAAAAAGATAATTCAAAAATTTGGATTAAAGCAACCGGAACAAAAATCAATTTAATAGATGAAATCAAAATTCTGCTTTCGTTTTCTGATATCACAAAAGAAAAAAAATATAATAGTTTGATTGAAGAATTGCATAATTGCTCACAAAATTTCAGTTTGGATTCAAAACAAAATATTAAAAATACCTTAAATACAATCGGCAGAATTTTAAATACAAAATTTTTATTATTTACAAAAAGCAACGGCGAAGTAATTTATAATTTTTCAAAGTTTAAAAATATAGACGAAGAAATTTGTTCATCGGAAATTATAAAAAGTATTTGCAGCCAAAAAATTTACAAATCAAGTAAAAACAATATTTATATAAAAGATTTATCAACATTAAATTTTGGCAAGCTAAACAATTTTATAAAATCAAATAAACTTAGAACATATTTTGGAAAAGTTGTAAAAACAGAAAATAAATATTTGGGAATGATTTGTGCTTTTTTCCAAAATAATTTTGTGCCGGATAAAATTGATTTTAAAATTTTAGATATTCTTAGCGCAACTTTTGCAGTTGAAGAAACAAAAATTAATGCGCAAAATGTTTCTTTGGAAAATGAAGTACGATTTAAAAGTTTGTTCGAAAATTCTACAATCGGAATTTACAGATCAACTCCGGCTGGAAAAATAGTTTTTGCAAATCCAAAATTTATAAGTTTATTGGGTTACGATTCGCTTGAAGATTTACAAAAAATTGATATAAATAAACAGCTTTATGTTAATCCCAAAAACCGAAGTGAATTTAGAAAAATTTTAGAATCCGAATATACAATTCACGGTTATTTAGAAAACTTAAAAAGAAAAAATGGTTCAATTGTATATATTAGAGAAAGTTCAAGAGTTATTAAAAATGAAATTGATGGAAACATTTTATATTACGAAGGAACTATTGAAGATATTTCAAATCAGAGAAAAATTGAAAATGTGTTAATTGAAAGTGAAGAAAAGTTTAGATCAGTTTTTCTATCAAGCGGATTTGGAATTTGTATAATTAATCCGAATAAAAAATTTATTGATGTTAATCCAAAATTCTGTGAAATTTTTGGATATACAAAAGAAGAATTATTGCAAAAAACATTCCTTGATATTACTCATCCGGATTTTATTGATTCAAGTAAAAAATTAGTAATGGAATTATTTAAAGGAACGCAAAAACAAATTAAGATTGAAAAAAAATATTTAAGAAAAGATGGAAAGGAAATTTGGGCATCGTTAACTGTAAATTTATTAAAAGATAATTCAAGCGGTAAAACAAATTTATTGGGAATTGCAGAAGATATAACGGCAAGAATAAATTTTATAAATGAACTTAAAATAAAAGATGAAATTTTATCTGCGTTAAGTTTTTCTACGGAAACTTTTTTAAAAACACTTGATTGGCAAGCGAATATTAGTGAAGTTCTTAAAAGATTAAGCGAAAGTTTAAAAGTTAACCGAAGTTACGTTTATAAAAATTCATTATCAAAAAACGGCGATGTAATTTTTGGATTAAAATATGAATGGGTTGATAAAAATATTAAACCCGAAATTAATAATCCTTCATTCCAAAATTTTTCATACAAAAAGTTTAATCTGAAAAACCTTTACGATGCTTTATTGAAAAATGAAATTTTTGTAATTAACACAAACGATATTTCCAATAACGAAAAAAACTACTTAAGCATAAAAGTTGAAAAAACAATAATTGTTGTTCCCGTTTACGAATCCGATTCTTTATGGGGTTTTATGGGATTTGAAGATTTTAATTGTGAAAGAATTTGGTCGCATCAAGAAAAGGAAGCGATTAAAACTGCGGGAAATTTATTTGGCGTTGCAATAAAAAGAAAAATATTTGAAGAAGAATTATTAAAAGCAAAAATTAATGCGGAAGAAAGTGAAAAATTAAAATCGCAATTTTTGGCGCAAATTTCTCATGAAATTAGATCTCCTATAAATTCAATTTTAAGTTTTACAACTTTGCTAAAAGAAGAAATTGATGGAAATATAAATTCCGAACTTCAATCAAGTTTTGAAATTATAGAATCTGCAGGAAACAGAATTACGCGCACAATTGATTTAATTTTAAACATGTCGGAAATTCAAACCAACACTTATGAATACATTCCGAGAAAAGTTGATATTTATGAAGAAATATTAATTCCGCTCGTAACGGAATTTCAAGGTGTCGCAATTTCAAAAGGAATAAATTTTCAGTTAATAAAAAAATCTGAAAATAATATTTTGGAACTGGATCCATACACGGTTATGCAAATTTTTGCTAATCTTTTGGATAATGCAATTAAGTACACGAATAAAGGAAAAGTAAAAGTTGAAATAAATAAAAACAAAAAAGGAAATTTAATTGTAAATGTTGAAGATACCGGAATTGGTATTTCTGCAAAATATCTTCCAAAATTATTTAAACCATTTTCACAAGAAGAGCAAGGCTACACAAGAAAATTTGAAGGCAACGGATTGGGTTTGGCTCTCGTTAAAAATTACTGCGAATTAAATAATGCAGAAATTTCCGTAACGAGTAAAAAAAATATTGGAACAATTTTTAAAGTTTGTTTTAATTAA